From Mya arenaria isolate MELC-2E11 chromosome 12, ASM2691426v1, the proteins below share one genomic window:
- the LOC128210555 gene encoding aerolysin-like protein — MPFVFPDSTISKDYFTDNNASGGEGGAQFDFVKLDKGAVLTKIKAWKDDWLISGVEVWMSDGSSKLVGKRGGTPGEFTFRAGELITKLNVQASGPYSSVLSRRRLGAIWIETDKQRSWGIFSRNLTEDGRYWPDVGSGICCGIFGGAGDAVDRLGFAMLQPISRATLMNVKYPKLDMEIVASTPTTVAHQVFSNGTDREQTFELSGSRSVTIKREWSMTATLSMTISVEVTAGIPAVASTTDGFSWTVSSSATHSVSTSHTETKSWKWPLVCPPHTKILGDATMYADDIDTEYEAEMELKLKNGKTYRYHANGVYNGLNARSGNVTVQNLGPYTQ, encoded by the coding sequence ATGCCGTTTGTTTTTCCAGACAGCACTATTAGTAAAGATTATTTTACGGACAACAATGCTTCCGGCGGTGAAGGTGGTGCTCAGTTTGACTTTGTTAAATTAGACAAAGGAGCTgtattgacaaaaataaaagctTGGAAAGATGATTGGCTTATTTCGGGCGTTGAGGTTTGGATGAGTGACGGCAGCAGCAAATTAGTTGGCAAGCGCGGGGGAACGCCCGGTGAATTCACTTTCCGAGCCGGGGAACTGATAACGAAGCTAAATGTCCAAGCCAGTGGACCGTACTCATCGGTGTTATCGCGTCGGCGACTGGGTGCGATTTGGATAGAGACTGACAAACAACGATCCTGGGGAATATTTTCTCGCAATCTAACGGAAGACGGTCGTTATTGGCCAGACGTGGGTTCCGGTATCTGCTGTGGAATATTTGGAGGAGCAGGCGATGCTGTTGACCGATTGGGGTTTGCAATGCTTCAACCAATTTCTCGAGCGACTTTGATGAACGTGAAATATCCTAAGTTGGATATGGAGATTGTTGCAAGTACGCCGACAACGGTGGCCCACCAGGTGTTTAGCAACGGCACAGATCGTGAGCAGACTTTCGAGCTGAGTGGGTCAAGGAGCGTGACAATAAAGAGAGAATGGAGCATGACCGCGACCCTTTCTATGACCATTAGCGTAGAGGTGACCGCCGGAATACCGGCAGTTGCTTCAACAACGGATGGTTTCAGCTGGACCGTGTCGTCATCGGCCACACACTCAGTTTCAACATCCCATACGGAAACGAAGTCCTGGAAGTGGCCGCTGGTATGCCCACCGCATACGAAAATTCTCGGGGATGCAACGATGTACGCAGACGACATTGACACAGAGTACGAGGCCGAGATGGAgcttaaattgaaaaatggaaaaaccTATCGCTACCATGCGAACGGCGTTTACAACGGCCTGAATGCCAGATCCGGCAACGTCACCGTTCAAAACTTGGGACCATATACACAATAG
- the LOC128210556 gene encoding uncharacterized protein LOC128210556: MADDELFCDEQHDIPEKALAICLRHKYLLCLDCLIDKKINIRQPECYVKHIDKLLPSERRLVEVLKVKKCLADRKRVLMRHTKTVREEINSLKTKIHYKAQELIHKVEENEANTLKDLEAQAKVLFDRDENQMKKIIDLEDETSEEIKHFSTQDDNLKQNEVEQLEDKLKYIAIMKDNTVSSCYTKKLLLSSGDIIELGTVEILNPILINDMAGQKKETKNTCGGEQVSQVQPSKSASKPASTPRKTLKYSLSSTESNVSEEVDGKKVHLDGGERQTKKRLNLLESSTHKEENENCDSSRGKGLSKIE; this comes from the exons ATGGCGGATG ATGAACTGTTTTGCGACGAACAACATGACATTCCAGAGAAAGCCTTGGCAATCTGTCTTAGACACAAGTATCTTCTTTGTcttgattgtttgattgataaaaaaattaacatcaGACAACCGGAAtgttatgtaaaacatatagatAAGCTTTTGCCTAGTGAGAGACGCTTGGTTGAGGTGTTGAAAGTTAAGAAATGCCTCGCTGATCGGAAACGTGTTCTTATGAGGCACACTAAAACTGTTCGCGAAGAAATCAATTCTTTGAAAACTAAAATACATTACAAGGCTCAGGAATTGATACACAAAGTGGAAGAAAATGAGGCGAACACGCTGAAGGATCTTGAAGCCCAAGCGAAGGTACTGTTTGACAGAGATGAGAATCAAATGAAAAAGATTATAGATTTGGAAGATGAAACATCTGAAGAAATCAAACACTTCTCTACACAAGATGATAACCTAAAACAAAATGAGGTTGAACAATTGGAAGacaagttaaaatatattgcaattatGAAAGACAATACCGTTTCGAGTTGTTATACTAAAAAACTGTTGTTATCGTCTGGCGACATAATTGAATTAGGTACTGTGGAAATACTCAACCCAATTCTTATAAATGATATGGCGGgacagaaaaaagaaacaaagaacACATGTGGAGGAGAACAAGTATCGCAAGTTCAACCATCTAAATCCGCATCTAAACCAGCGTCTACGCCTCGTAAAACCCTTAAATATAGCCTGTCGTCCACGGAATCGAACGTTTCAGAAGAGGTTGATGGTAAAAAGGTGCATTTAGATGGAGGTGAAAGACAAACTAAGAAACGCCTTAACTTGTTAGAGTCAAGCACACATAAAGAGGAAAATGAAAATTGCGATAGTTCCCGGGGAAAAGGCCTTTCAAAGATCGAGTAA